The Anabaena sp. WA102 genome contains a region encoding:
- a CDS encoding type II toxin-antitoxin system VapC family toxin: MIFVDTGAWFASIVPADSEHQNAILWLTNNKETLLTTDYVIDETLTLLRARGETKRSIILGEAFFSGKLATIYYLTEEDIHLTWQLFRDYSDKEWSFTDSSSKVVMEKLGIMKAFAFDYHFRQFGSVQVVP; encoded by the coding sequence ATGATTTTTGTTGATACGGGTGCTTGGTTTGCTAGTATTGTTCCTGCTGATTCCGAGCATCAAAATGCTATTTTATGGTTAACTAATAACAAAGAAACTTTATTAACGACTGACTACGTAATTGATGAAACATTGACTTTATTAAGAGCAAGAGGAGAAACAAAACGATCTATTATTTTAGGTGAAGCTTTCTTTTCAGGTAAATTAGCAACCATCTATTATTTAACAGAGGAAGATATCCATTTAACTTGGCAACTATTTCGTGATTATTCTGATAAAGAATGGAGTTTTACGGATTCTAGTAGTAAAGTTGTCATGGAAAAGCTGGGAATTATGAAAGCATTTGCGTTTGATTACCATTTTCGTCAGTTTGGTTCGGTTCAAGTTGTTCCATAA
- a CDS encoding type II toxin-antitoxin system HicB family antitoxin produces the protein MNLHYTIIIQWSSEDKCYLVHLPEFPTQKYHTHGNTYEEAIKNAQEVIEMLIAEYQEDGKPLPVVKSLEQLMNVA, from the coding sequence ATGAATTTACATTACACAATTATTATTCAATGGAGTAGTGAAGATAAATGTTATTTAGTTCATTTACCAGAATTTCCTACTCAAAAATATCATACTCATGGTAATACTTATGAAGAAGCTATTAAAAATGCTCAGGAAGTTATAGAAATGCTAATTGCCGAATATCAAGAAGATGGTAAACCTTTACCTGTAGTTAAATCTTTGGAACAATTAATGAATGTGGCTTAA
- a CDS encoding Ppx/GppA phosphatase family protein, translated as MVNSVSANWENTPSQSVPENQMIAAIDIGTNSLHMVVVKIEATLPSFTIIAREKETVRLGDRNLITGDLKPEVMSKAIACLGRFKTLAESLGTSSIVAVATSAVRESPNGKEFLHQIEIEVGLIVDLISGPEEARRIYLGVLSGMEFNNKPHIIIDIGGGSTELILGDSEEPRSLTSTKIGAVRLTGELVNSDPITETEFQYLQAYARGMLERSVEEVQRKLKIGDSPQLIGTSGTIETIATIHAREKLGLIPTTLNGYQFSLQDLRTWVNRLRKMTNVERAAIAGMPEKRPEVILSGAVILQEAMTLLGVESLTVCERSLREGVIVDWMLTHGFIDNRLRFQSSIRERSVLKTAKKYQTNLEHSARVTAFALDIFDQTKGQLHYWNADQRQLLWAAAILHNCGHYISHSSHHKHSYYLIRNSELLGYNETEIEIIANIARYHRKSPPKKKHDSYRNLLHKEHRTMVNQLSAILRLAVALDRRQIGAISHVQCDYIPNFKEFKMSIFPSTIDDECALEMWSLDYKKGVFEEEFGLRFVATLINR; from the coding sequence ATGGTAAATTCCGTCTCGGCTAATTGGGAGAACACACCCAGTCAATCAGTTCCAGAAAATCAGATGATTGCAGCCATTGATATTGGTACAAATTCTTTGCACATGGTGGTGGTAAAAATTGAAGCAACTTTACCATCTTTTACCATTATTGCCAGAGAAAAGGAAACGGTGAGATTAGGCGATCGCAATTTAATTACTGGCGACTTAAAACCAGAAGTTATGAGTAAAGCGATCGCCTGTTTAGGCAGATTCAAAACCCTTGCTGAAAGCTTAGGAACAAGTAGCATTGTAGCTGTAGCGACAAGTGCAGTCCGTGAATCTCCCAATGGTAAAGAATTTCTTCATCAAATCGAAATAGAAGTTGGCTTAATTGTTGACTTGATTTCTGGACCTGAAGAAGCCCGTCGCATCTACTTAGGTGTCTTGTCGGGGATGGAATTTAACAACAAACCCCACATCATCATTGACATTGGTGGTGGTTCAACAGAATTAATTTTAGGAGACAGCGAAGAACCCCGTAGTCTCACCAGTACCAAAATCGGTGCAGTCCGCCTCACCGGAGAATTAGTCAACTCAGATCCCATCACCGAAACCGAATTTCAATACCTCCAGGCTTACGCTAGAGGAATGCTAGAACGTTCTGTAGAAGAAGTCCAAAGAAAACTCAAAATTGGCGATTCTCCCCAGTTAATCGGCACATCTGGGACAATAGAAACCATTGCCACCATCCATGCACGGGAAAAATTAGGTCTTATTCCCACCACCCTCAACGGCTATCAATTCAGTCTCCAAGACTTGCGAACCTGGGTAAATCGCCTCCGCAAAATGACCAATGTAGAACGGGCGGCGATCGCCGGAATGCCAGAAAAGAGGCCAGAAGTGATACTTTCAGGAGCAGTAATTTTACAGGAAGCAATGACCTTATTAGGAGTCGAATCCTTAACAGTCTGTGAACGTTCTCTTCGAGAAGGCGTAATTGTAGACTGGATGCTGACTCATGGCTTCATTGACAACAGACTACGGTTTCAAAGTTCCATTCGAGAACGCAGTGTATTAAAAACTGCCAAAAAATACCAAACTAACTTAGAACATAGCGCTCGCGTTACCGCTTTTGCGTTAGATATATTTGACCAAACCAAAGGACAACTACATTATTGGAATGCAGATCAACGCCAATTACTATGGGCTGCTGCCATTTTACACAATTGTGGTCATTATATCAGCCATTCATCACACCACAAACATTCATACTACTTAATTAGAAATAGTGAATTACTCGGTTATAACGAAACCGAAATCGAAATCATCGCCAACATAGCCCGTTATCACCGCAAATCTCCACCCAAGAAAAAGCACGACAGCTATCGAAATCTACTGCACAAAGAACATCGGACAATGGTTAATCAACTCAGCGCCATCTTAAGATTAGCTGTGGCTTTAGACAGAAGACAAATAGGAGCTATTTCTCATGTTCAATGTGACTATATTCCCAACTTCAAAGAATTTAAGATGTCCATATTTCCATCTACCATTGATGATGAATGTGCCTTAGAAATGTGGAGTTTAGATTACAAAAAAGGAGTTTTTGAAGAAGAATTTGGTTTAAGATTCGTAGCAACATTAATTAATAGATAA
- a CDS encoding nucleotidyltransferase family protein gives MGIGELLLPFREEILKIATKYGADNLRVFGSVARGEATPDSDIDFLVELKPQSSLFDYIGLMQDLAALLGRKVDIAEPDNLHELIRDKVLGEAVPL, from the coding sequence ATGGGAATTGGAGAATTATTACTACCATTTCGAGAAGAAATATTAAAGATTGCCACTAAATATGGTGCTGATAATTTGCGGGTTTTTGGTTCTGTTGCTAGAGGTGAAGCAACACCAGATAGTGATATAGATTTTTTAGTAGAATTAAAACCACAAAGTAGTTTATTTGATTATATTGGTTTAATGCAAGATTTAGCAGCATTGCTAGGACGAAAAGTGGATATTGCTGAACCTGATAATTTACATGAGTTAATTAGAGATAAAGTATTAGGTGAAGCTGTACCGTTATGA
- a CDS encoding tetratricopeptide repeat protein, with product MNKNINFDVVNALHQQGLDHYQDGNYQQAIANFDTVLELYPDFSIAYINRGNIFHILGNYEKAIADYNQCIKINPNFAEAYHNLGNSYYALQEYENALSNYNFSLEINPKFGAAYYNRGLVYARIQEYHQAIANFNQALKIVPDDIQAYSERGLVYSNLGDYESAIQDYNQALQINPTLALVYGFRANAHHQLGNYENAIQDYNQALQINPHLATAYYGRGMVREAMQDFVNAVTDYTQAIKVSPEFAPAYCKRGDAHKLLSNIQMAIQDYNQALLIDTDFLAAYYHRGNSRYAVKDFAGAVSDFTEALRLNPQSAVFYSDRANARYALKEYQKAISDYTQAISINPSLAEDWFNRGRSRFLVGELNTALADLNQAIQLQPRYPLAYLVRADIHKHLGNQLDAIADFRKSADLYSQSGNTRYYQEITNLISRMSQS from the coding sequence ATGAATAAAAATATCAATTTTGATGTTGTTAATGCTTTGCACCAACAGGGTTTAGATCATTATCAGGATGGTAATTATCAACAAGCGATCGCTAATTTTGATACAGTTTTGGAATTATACCCTGATTTTTCGATAGCTTATATTAATCGAGGTAATATTTTTCATATTTTAGGGAATTATGAAAAAGCTATTGCTGATTATAATCAATGTATAAAAATAAATCCTAATTTTGCGGAAGCCTATCATAATCTTGGTAATAGCTATTATGCTTTGCAAGAATATGAAAATGCGCTTTCTAATTATAATTTTTCTCTAGAAATTAATCCTAAATTTGGTGCAGCTTACTACAATCGCGGTTTAGTTTATGCTCGTATTCAAGAATATCACCAAGCGATCGCTAACTTTAATCAAGCATTAAAAATAGTCCCTGATGATATTCAAGCATACTCTGAAAGAGGTTTAGTCTATAGCAATTTGGGAGATTATGAAAGTGCTATTCAAGATTATAATCAAGCATTACAAATCAATCCCACATTAGCTTTAGTATATGGTTTTCGAGCTAATGCACATCATCAATTAGGAAATTATGAAAATGCTATTCAAGATTATAACCAAGCATTACAAATCAATCCCCATTTAGCTACAGCGTATTATGGACGGGGAATGGTACGAGAGGCTATGCAAGACTTTGTTAATGCAGTTACAGATTATACTCAAGCTATAAAAGTGTCTCCAGAATTTGCCCCGGCTTATTGTAAGCGAGGTGATGCTCATAAGTTGTTAAGTAATATACAAATGGCTATTCAAGACTATAATCAAGCCTTACTAATAGATACAGATTTTTTAGCTGCTTATTATCATCGAGGTAATAGTCGTTATGCAGTTAAGGATTTTGCTGGTGCAGTTAGTGATTTCACAGAGGCTTTACGCTTGAATCCCCAGTCTGCTGTATTTTATAGCGATCGCGCTAATGCTCGTTATGCCCTGAAAGAATATCAAAAAGCTATATCAGATTATACTCAAGCTATCAGCATTAACCCTAGTTTAGCTGAAGATTGGTTTAATCGAGGTCGGAGTCGCTTTCTGGTTGGAGAATTAAATACCGCATTAGCAGATTTAAACCAAGCGATACAATTACAGCCCCGTTATCCTTTAGCTTATTTAGTCAGAGCAGATATCCATAAACATTTGGGTAATCAATTAGATGCGATCGCCGATTTTCGTAAATCTGCTGATCTCTATTCTCAGTCAGGAAATACGCGGTATTATCAGGAGATTACCAATCTGATTTCCAGAATGTCTCAGTCTTGA
- a CDS encoding 4-hydroxybenzoate solanesyltransferase — MLETPKTNQEPLWLVIIRLLRWNKPEGRLILMIPALWAVFLAAGGKPPIPLVGVIICGSMATSAAGCVVNDLWDRDIDPQVERTRDRPLASRALSVKIGIVVGIVSLACAAVIAFYLNPLSFWLSVAAVPVIVLYPGAKRVFPVPQLVLSIAWGFAVLISWSAVTANITAPTWLLWGATVLWTLGFDTIYAMSDRIDDKRIGINSSAIFFGKYAPTAIAIFLMGTVILLAGVGVLVHLKTAFWISLIFATIGWIWQITRLQQPKIPHSAYGEMFRQNVWIGFLILAGMIIGSF, encoded by the coding sequence ATGTTGGAGACACCAAAAACCAACCAAGAACCATTATGGCTTGTAATTATCCGGCTGTTAAGGTGGAATAAACCGGAAGGTAGGTTAATTCTGATGATACCCGCATTATGGGCTGTATTCTTAGCCGCTGGCGGTAAACCGCCTATCCCCCTAGTAGGAGTAATTATTTGCGGTAGTATGGCGACCAGTGCGGCTGGTTGTGTGGTTAATGATTTATGGGACAGAGATATTGATCCCCAAGTTGAGAGAACACGCGATCGCCCCCTGGCATCTCGCGCCCTTTCCGTTAAAATTGGGATTGTGGTGGGGATAGTCTCCCTCGCCTGTGCCGCAGTTATCGCCTTCTATCTTAATCCATTAAGCTTCTGGTTGTCTGTGGCCGCCGTTCCGGTGATCGTCCTTTATCCTGGCGCAAAACGGGTATTTCCTGTTCCTCAATTGGTGCTTTCCATAGCTTGGGGTTTTGCGGTTTTAATTAGTTGGAGTGCAGTTACAGCCAATATTACAGCACCGACGTGGTTACTTTGGGGGGCAACGGTACTATGGACATTAGGATTTGATACAATCTATGCGATGAGCGATCGCATAGACGATAAACGTATAGGTATTAATTCTAGTGCTATATTCTTTGGTAAATATGCCCCTACAGCGATCGCTATTTTCCTCATGGGGACAGTTATTCTCCTAGCTGGAGTAGGTGTATTAGTTCACTTAAAGACAGCATTTTGGATCAGTTTAATCTTCGCCACCATCGGTTGGATTTGGCAAATTACGCGCTTACAACAGCCAAAAATACCTCACTCTGCCTATGGGGAAATGTTTCGTCAAAACGTCTGGATTGGTTTTTTAATTTTGGCAGGAATGATCATTGGTTCTTTTTAA
- a CDS encoding HepT-like ribonuclease domain-containing protein, with product MKDERLYLSNIKECIERIEEYTKGGKEEFMQTKMIQDAVIRNFEIIGEATKRLSPELRSKYSDVPWQQMAGLRDVLIHDYLKVNLNLVWQIIEQNLSDLKRQVTAIMENL from the coding sequence ATGAAAGATGAGCGTTTATATTTAAGTAATATTAAAGAATGTATTGAACGAATAGAAGAATATACAAAAGGTGGTAAGGAAGAATTTATGCAAACCAAGATGATTCAAGATGCTGTAATTCGCAATTTTGAAATCATTGGGGAAGCAACAAAAAGATTATCACCTGAGTTGAGAAGTAAATATTCTGATGTTCCTTGGCAGCAAATGGCAGGTTTACGAGATGTTTTAATTCATGATTATTTAAAGGTAAATCTTAATTTAGTTTGGCAAATTATTGAACAGAATTTATCTGATTTAAAAAGACAAGTTACAGCGATTATGGAAAATTTATAA
- a CDS encoding antitoxin family protein, with amino-acid sequence MPVEAIYEQGTLRLSEPITLPEGSKVQVIIIPLESYSQHKNPLEILQEIAELPLEGKTDTFSGLDHDQVLYSK; translated from the coding sequence ATGCCAGTAGAAGCTATTTATGAACAAGGAACATTGAGGTTATCAGAACCAATAACACTACCAGAAGGAAGTAAAGTACAAGTAATTATTATTCCTCTAGAATCTTATTCTCAACATAAAAACCCCTTAGAAATTTTACAAGAGATTGCTGAACTGCCTTTAGAAGGAAAAACAGATACTTTCTCAGGTTTAGATCATGATCAAGTTTTATATTCCAAATAG
- a CDS encoding plasmid replication protein, CyRepA1 family — MYLPSLHPQHLEELVKNSGINLDLILLNFKSLQGISAYEYLLISDQLPRTNTGMIRNAWLQRYHHVTAGGWWCSGLDPLNNWHNMEWGCFKPNQPRQNQKGKSIKYEHPPSTPTRIFCLRISLQIWQEVGQRYNLSLPENITINHDGEAEGFWSWVIKNKIAIVICEGVKKAAALLSQGYVAIAIPGINSGYRVIKDEFGKVTRRQLIPDLAAFTNTKRDFYICFDFETQAKKIAAVNNAISQLGYLFQQQNCPVKVVELPGKEKGVDEFIIAKGATAFDKTYRQSLDLDIYIAQTKPHTELTIPATLTINRPYLGNIAFPTSGLVGVKSAKGTGKTTALQSIFQQSKNNNQPVLLITHRIILGRFLCDKIGIKWGFEQEAWSIEADEVPVTYPLAITPSLGLCVDSIWKLKPEDWHGAILILDEVEQSLWHLLNSNTCKQKRVKILRIFQQLVSTILTTGGLIIAQDADLSDVSLEYLQTLSGIKLTPWVVVNEWKPAKGWDTTFYDSPNPTPLIHQLELDLIAGRRCYVTTDSRSGRYSCETIERYLRERLQKLRREFPETLVVSSHTTNTPGHAAVNLIAAINQKITDYDTVFVTPSLGTGISIDVQHFDRVYGIFQGVIPDSEARQALARVRDNVPRVIWCAKRGIGLIGSGSTNYRLLSHWYQENQKENLALLSPLHKIDVDLPLVYDPIHLRTWAKLSARVNASIRLYRQSMQDGLIADGHYIQMRSNEVQNNILRDLRLAFFATEPSDLENRQRLIVEIVKVQKDWAQSRQKAKEIKRKIKDIKQQNQLAAANSVATAKDINYVEYEQLLTKHSLSNAERHQVNKYILRQRYGIVVTPQLKLQDEKGYYGQLLIHYYLTHESEYFHVKDQQEWSQQLLWGEGKVFLPDLRTYTLKVEAMRALGIMQFLEIERVFTENDADLIWLKNVAIQSSRHIKRALGIDLVRGKESVAGIKLLNRLLSLLGLKLQQVNDGYKIDLETLNDGRNKIFAVWQHRDDLMLTSLHNMEREIVDLSRKSQYETVLIS, encoded by the coding sequence ATGTATCTGCCTTCTTTACATCCACAACACCTTGAAGAATTAGTCAAGAACAGTGGTATAAACTTAGACTTAATTCTTTTAAACTTTAAATCGCTTCAGGGCATCAGTGCTTATGAATATTTGCTAATTTCTGACCAACTCCCTCGCACCAATACAGGGATGATTAGAAATGCTTGGTTGCAGCGTTATCATCATGTTACCGCAGGTGGTTGGTGGTGTTCGGGACTAGACCCCCTCAACAATTGGCACAATATGGAATGGGGATGTTTTAAGCCCAACCAACCGCGACAAAATCAAAAAGGTAAATCCATCAAATATGAACATCCTCCCAGTACACCCACACGCATATTTTGTTTACGCATATCCTTACAAATTTGGCAAGAAGTTGGACAACGTTACAACTTAAGTTTACCGGAAAATATCACCATTAATCATGATGGTGAAGCCGAAGGTTTTTGGTCATGGGTAATTAAAAATAAAATAGCTATTGTTATTTGTGAAGGTGTGAAAAAAGCCGCAGCCCTTTTAAGTCAGGGATATGTTGCGATTGCGATTCCCGGCATTAATAGCGGTTATCGGGTCATTAAAGATGAATTTGGCAAAGTTACCCGTCGGCAATTAATCCCTGATTTAGCCGCATTTACAAATACAAAACGCGATTTTTATATTTGTTTTGATTTTGAAACCCAAGCCAAAAAAATTGCCGCTGTCAATAATGCTATTTCCCAACTCGGTTATTTATTTCAACAACAAAACTGCCCTGTTAAAGTTGTCGAACTTCCAGGAAAAGAAAAAGGAGTTGATGAATTTATCATTGCCAAAGGTGCAACAGCCTTTGATAAAACTTATCGTCAAAGTCTAGATTTAGATATTTATATTGCCCAAACTAAACCTCACACAGAGTTAACAATTCCGGCAACACTGACTATTAACCGTCCTTATTTGGGAAATATTGCCTTTCCTACCTCTGGTTTAGTGGGAGTTAAATCAGCAAAAGGTACAGGTAAAACCACAGCCCTACAAAGCATTTTTCAACAATCAAAAAACAATAATCAACCAGTTTTGTTAATTACCCATAGAATCATCTTAGGACGGTTTTTATGTGATAAAATCGGCATTAAATGGGGTTTTGAACAGGAAGCATGGAGTATAGAAGCTGATGAAGTACCTGTTACTTATCCTTTAGCAATTACCCCATCTTTAGGATTATGTGTAGATTCAATTTGGAAATTAAAACCTGAAGATTGGCATGGTGCAATATTAATTTTAGACGAAGTTGAACAATCTTTATGGCATTTACTCAATAGCAATACCTGTAAACAAAAACGAGTTAAAATTCTCCGCATTTTTCAACAACTAGTTTCTACAATTCTCACAACTGGAGGATTAATCATTGCCCAAGATGCTGATTTATCAGATGTATCTTTAGAATATTTACAGACTTTATCAGGAATTAAATTAACACCTTGGGTAGTTGTTAATGAATGGAAACCAGCAAAAGGTTGGGATACCACTTTTTATGATTCACCCAATCCTACACCCTTAATTCATCAATTGGAATTAGATTTAATTGCTGGGCGAAGATGTTATGTAACTACCGATAGTCGTTCTGGACGTTACAGTTGTGAAACCATTGAACGTTATTTAAGAGAACGTTTACAAAAGCTCAGAAGAGAATTTCCTGAAACCTTGGTAGTTAGCAGTCATACTACAAATACACCTGGCCATGCAGCCGTTAATTTAATAGCAGCAATAAATCAAAAAATTACTGATTATGACACTGTTTTTGTTACCCCTAGTTTGGGAACAGGAATTAGTATTGATGTCCAACATTTTGACCGAGTTTATGGTATTTTTCAAGGAGTAATTCCTGACTCAGAAGCCCGTCAAGCTTTAGCAAGAGTTAGAGATAATGTTCCCCGTGTAATTTGGTGTGCTAAACGCGGTATTGGCTTAATTGGTAGCGGTAGTACAAATTATCGGTTACTATCTCATTGGTATCAAGAAAATCAAAAAGAAAATTTGGCTTTATTAAGTCCTTTACACAAAATAGATGTAGATTTACCTTTAGTTTATGATCCCATTCATTTACGCACTTGGGCAAAATTATCTGCTAGGGTAAATGCCTCTATTCGTCTTTATCGGCAATCTATGCAAGATGGATTGATAGCTGATGGTCATTATATTCAAATGCGAAGTAATGAAGTACAAAACAATATTCTCCGTGATTTACGTTTAGCCTTTTTCGCCACTGAACCTAGTGATTTAGAAAATCGTCAACGGTTAATTGTCGAAATTGTGAAAGTGCAAAAAGATTGGGCGCAAAGTCGTCAAAAAGCTAAAGAAATTAAACGCAAAATCAAGGACATTAAGCAGCAGAATCAATTAGCAGCAGCCAATTCTGTAGCTACAGCCAAAGATATTAACTATGTAGAATATGAACAACTATTGACTAAACATTCTCTCAGTAATGCAGAACGTCATCAAGTTAATAAATATATTCTCAGACAAAGGTATGGAATTGTAGTTACTCCTCAACTGAAATTACAAGACGAAAAAGGATATTATGGGCAATTGTTAATTCATTATTATTTAACTCATGAAAGTGAATATTTTCATGTTAAAGATCAACAAGAATGGAGTCAGCAATTATTGTGGGGTGAGGGTAAGGTTTTTCTGCCAGATTTAAGAACTTATACGCTCAAAGTGGAAGCTATGCGGGCTTTGGGAATAATGCAATTTTTGGAAATAGAAAGGGTATTTACTGAAAATGATGCTGACTTAATTTGGTTGAAAAATGTGGCCATACAAAGTAGTAGACATATTAAACGCGCTTTAGGAATTGATTTAGTTAGAGGTAAGGAATCTGTTGCGGGAATTAAGTTATTAAACAGACTTTTAAGTTTGTTGGGTTTGAAGTTGCAACAAGTCAATGATGGTTATAAAATTGATTTAGAAACTCTCAATGATGGTAGAAATAAAATATTTGCAGTTTGGCAACATCGTGATGATTTGATGTTAACTTCTTTACATAATATGGAACGAGAAATAGTGGATTTATCTAGGAAGTCTCAGTATGAAACTGTGTTGATAAGTTGA